The Gemmatimonadota bacterium region TGTCGGTAATGGTTCCATTGTGCACCATTTCCAGCACCTTCGACCAGGGCAGCTGGTGCAGATCGAGTACTTCATCCGCCTCCAGTGCGCTCGATCCCGGCGTCAGCTCGCTCGCCAGGAAGAGGTGGATCACTTCGTCGGTGAAGCCCGGCGTGGTCCAGATCGAGGTCAGCCGCTCGACGTGACCAGCCTGGTAGCCGGTCTCTTCCCGTAGTTCGCGCCGAGCCGTCGTCTCCGGCGACTCCTCGCCATCCCGCCGACCCGCCGGAAT contains the following coding sequences:
- a CDS encoding NUDIX hydrolase, with translation MALLSTRRVYSGRIVSLDIDTVRFPNGNVGDLEMLRHPGASAVLPFLDPVQDADPRVLLIRQFRHATGDYLWEIPAGRRDGEESPETTARRELREETGYQAGHVERLTSIWTTPGFTDEVIHLFLASELTPGSSALEADEVLDLHQLPWSKVLEMVHNGTITDTKSLNAILFVQAFKR